In Mycteria americana isolate JAX WOST 10 ecotype Jacksonville Zoo and Gardens chromosome 5, USCA_MyAme_1.0, whole genome shotgun sequence, one DNA window encodes the following:
- the DNAJC17 gene encoding dnaJ homolog subfamily C member 17 isoform X1: MAVDKDLLQLDLYGLLGVGEKASEKEVKKAYRQKALTCHPDKNPDNPRAAEVFHQLSQALAVLTDAAARAAYDKVRKAKKQAAERTQKLDEKRKKVKLDLEAREREAQTHESEEEEIRITRSLEQEIIRLREEGSRQLEEQQRLIQEQIRLEREQHIQGKQERNGSEGKITPKLKLKWKCRKEDETGGGYSKDVLLRILQKYGDVLNLLISSRKTGSAVVEFATVKAAEMAVKNEVGLIHNPLKISWLEGQPRNNPSTVLSDSASQPRTSQLLPCSASEDSRRPAAFSWQRTHYSSASELCLLPARGTQPGAVHQSL, encoded by the exons ATGGCGGTCGATAAGGACCTGCTGCAGCTGGACCTGTACGGCCTTTTGGGGGTCGGCGAGAAGGCGTCGGAGAAGGAG GTTAAGAAAGCGTACCGGCAGAAGGCCCTGACTTGTCACCCAGATAAGAACCCGGACAATCCCAGAGCAG CGGAAGTCTTCCACCAACTGTCTCAGGCCTTGGCTGTGCTAACAGATGCAGCAGCAAGG GCGGCGTATGACAAAGTGAGAAAGGCTAAGAAGCAAGCTGCAGAAAGGACACAAAAACTTGATGAGAAGCGAAAGAAAGTAAAGCTTG atcTTGAAGCCAGAGAACGAGAAGCCCAGACCCATGAGAGTGAAGAGGAGGAGATCAGGATAACGAGATCATTAGAACAAGAA ATAATACGCCTGCGTGAGGAAGGTTCCCGTCAGcttgaggagcagcagagactcATTCAGGAACAGATCCGGCTTGAAAGAGAGCAGCACATCCAAG gcaagcaagaaagaaatggaTCAGAAGGCAAAATAACTCCCAAACTCAAA CTAAAATGGAAATGCAGGAAAGAAGATGAGACAGGAGGGGGATACTCCAAAGACGTTCTGTTGCGGATCCTACAAAAG TATGGCGATGTGCTCAATTTGTTGATCTCAAGTAGGAAGACTGGGAGTGCAGTCGTGGAATTTGCTACGGTTAAGGCTGCT GAGATGGCTGTGAAGAATGAAGTTGGCCTGATACATAATCCTCTAAAGATTTCCTGGCTGGAGGGCCAGCCCCGGAACAATCCCAGCACTGTCCTTTCTGACAGCGCTAGTCAGCCTAGGACTTCTCAG ctccttccctgctctgcttcagAAGACAGCCGAAGACCTGCAGCGTTCTCATGGCAACGCACTCACTACTCGTCCGCTTCAGAGCTGtgtctgctccctgcccggggtACTCAGCCAGGAGCTGTGCACCAAAGTCTTTAA